Proteins found in one Sporosarcina sp. FSL K6-3457 genomic segment:
- a CDS encoding aldo/keto reductase, which produces MKKRELGKSGLYVSEIGLGCMSLPNDLSEAKNIIDAAIHASINYFDTADLYDGGHNEELVGHALKGRRADIILATKAGNKMNPDGTSWTWDASKAHIMEAIKKNLQRLGTDYIDLYQLHGGVMEDNVDETIDAFDSLKKDGLIRQYGISSIRPTVIQRFLDNSSAISVMMQYSLLDRRPEEWFPMIQQAGASVVARGTIAKGLLTAEGLARAEQANGFVDYDAAELTRTVQALSEQSADLHAAAIAHVLHDQTVASALIGARTTKQLLDSVVAYDNLVTDEEIAQVQRIVQLHTYREHRL; this is translated from the coding sequence ATGAAAAAAAGAGAGTTAGGGAAAAGTGGGCTATACGTATCTGAGATTGGACTGGGGTGCATGTCACTACCAAATGATTTAAGCGAAGCCAAAAACATCATCGATGCCGCAATCCATGCCAGTATCAATTATTTTGATACTGCGGACTTATACGATGGCGGTCACAATGAAGAACTTGTAGGTCACGCACTAAAAGGTAGACGTGCTGACATAATCCTAGCCACAAAAGCTGGCAATAAAATGAACCCCGATGGCACAAGCTGGACATGGGACGCATCCAAAGCACATATAATGGAAGCTATTAAAAAAAACTTGCAACGCCTTGGAACAGATTATATCGATTTGTATCAGCTACACGGTGGCGTAATGGAAGACAATGTGGATGAAACCATCGATGCCTTTGATAGCTTGAAAAAAGATGGCCTCATTCGCCAATACGGCATCTCATCCATCCGCCCGACCGTCATTCAACGATTCCTCGACAACAGTTCCGCCATTTCCGTCATGATGCAATATAGTTTACTCGATCGCCGACCAGAAGAATGGTTTCCCATGATTCAACAGGCTGGCGCGTCTGTTGTCGCAAGGGGTACAATCGCCAAAGGCTTGTTGACAGCAGAAGGCTTGGCAAGAGCCGAACAAGCAAATGGCTTCGTCGACTACGATGCTGCCGAACTAACACGTACAGTCCAAGCACTAAGTGAACAATCTGCTGACCTACATGCCGCGGCCATCGCTCATGTTCTACATGATCAAACCGTGGCGTCTGCCCTCATAGGTGCACGCACAACAAAGCAATTGCTTGATTCTGTAGTGGCTTATGACAACCTGGTGACCGATGAGGAAATTGCTCAGGTGCAACGTATTGTACAGTTACACACGTACAGAGAGCACCGCCTATAA